The Pyricularia oryzae 70-15 chromosome 5, whole genome shotgun sequence genome includes a region encoding these proteins:
- a CDS encoding histone deacetylase HDA1, producing the protein MEEDAVMEGDGPLPVNGDSNGYPNARDIAAGFNDDQMQLQFGDDEDGDVQLHLEDDGDNELELYNPRDFPDDLRRRGLLPTGCCYDDRMKLHANADFGAGPHHPEDPSRIEAIFKTFKQAGLVFTGTDSELIDIIANKPSSYMWRIPAREATKEEICLVHYAKHYDWVKELSTKPTAQLRRLTKELDKGQTSVYVGSLTFEASLISAGGAIETCKSIVSGQIKNGFAVIRPPGHHAEQDSAMGFCIFNNVPIAAKVCQAEYPEICQKVLILDWDVHHGNGIQNVFYEDPNVLYISLHVYKNGEFYPGKPENPMTADGSISSCGSGPGLGRNINIGWDDQGMGDGEYIAAFQKIIMPIAHEFNPDLVIISAGFDAAAGDQLGGCFVTPPCYAHMTHMLMSLAHGRVAVCLEGGYNLSAISKSALAVARTLMGEPPPKMGMASPKINREAARLLAQVQAYQAPYWECMRPGVVDVEEEQRLGSERLHDVIRQAQKWKLSKDFGMLPLYIQRENAYKSFENQVLVTPRIHLARKIMVIIHDAPELLAQPDPLDNHLDPHNAWVNDGVYQYINWAVKEKFGVIDVNVPQYITRPEDTDAHTRATDERELQRQILEITTFIWDNYLQLYDSAEDIFLIGVGAAYLGIKTLLINRECKPRISGVVSFVTGNLRPVKSDVDPDLSTWYRDNSRIYVGSDHACWLDNDLTRKVNKRRFGAVKRSPVTGLARMMREHAQDAQAWIRGRVRTPEDGGDTTEEDDGVRE; encoded by the exons ATGGAGGAAGACGCCGTCATGGAGGGCGATGGCCCGCTGCCGGTCAACGGCGATTCAAACGGTTACCCAAACGCCAGGGACATCGCCGCGGGCTTCAACGACGATCAGATGCAGCTCCAGTTTGGGGACGATGAGGATGGCGATGTGCAGCTCCACCTGGAAGACGATGGCGACAACGAGCTGGAGCTGTACAACCCGCGGGATTTTCCCGATGACTTGCGCCGCCGCGGTCTCCTGCCGACGGGTTGCTGCTACGACGACCGCATGAAGCTCCACGCCAACGCCGACTTTGGCGCCGGCCCGCACCACCCAGAGGACCCGTCCAGGATCGAGGCCATCTTCAAAACGTTCAAGCAGGCGGGGCTCGTCTTTACCGGCACGGATTCCGAGCTGATTGACATCATAGCAAACAAGCCGTCGTCGTACATGTGGCGGATCCCCGCGCGCGAGGCCACAAAGGAGGAGATTTGTCTGGTGCACTACGCAAAGCATTACGACTGGGTGAAGGAGCTGTCTACAAAACCGACGGCCCAGCTGCGGAGGCTCACAAAGGAGCTGGACAAGGGCCAGACGAGCGTTTACGTGGGCAGTTTGACGTTTGAGGCTTCGCTCATCTCGGCTGGTGGTGCCATCGAGACCTGCAAATCCATCGTGTCCGGACAGATCAAGAACGGGTTTGCTGTCATCAGGCCGCCGGGCCACCACGCCGAACAGGACTCAGCCATGGGGTTCTGCATTTTTAATAACGTACCGATTGCTGCAAAGGTGTGCCAGGCGGAATACCCAGAGATATGTCAAAAGGTTTTGATATTGGACTGGGACGTACACCACGGCAACGGGATTCAAAACGTATTTTACGAAGACCCAAACGTGCTTTACATATCCCTTCACGTCTATAAAAATGGCGAGTTCTACCCTGGAAAACCCGAAAACCCCATGACTGCCGACGGCAGCATCAGCTCATGCGGTTCCGGGCCAGGGTTGGGACGGAATATCAACATTGGCTGGGACGACCAAGGAATGGGCGACGGCGAATACATAGCTGCATTTCAAAAGATCATCATGCCCATCGCACACGAATTCAACCCGGACCTGGTCATCATCTCGGCCGGATTCGACGCGGCCGCGGGCGACCAGCTCGGCGGCTGCTTCGTGACCCCCCCATGCTACGCCCACATGACACATATGCTAATGTCTCTGGCGCACGGCCGCGTGGCCGTCTGCCTGGAGGGCGGTTACAACTTGTCGGCAATCTCCAAGTCGGCCCTCGCGGTCGCCAGGACGCTGATGGGCGAGCCGCCGCCCAAAATGGGCATGGCCAGCCCCAAGATCAACAGGGAGGCGGCACGGCTCCTAGCGCAGGTCCAGGCGTATCAAGCGCCGTACTGGGAGTGCATGCGGCCCGGCGtcgtcgacgtcgaggaGGAGCAGCGGCTCGGATCTGAGAGGCTTCACGACGTGATCCGGCAGGCTCAGAAGTGGAAGCTGAGCAAGGACTTTGGGATGCTGCCACTCTATATACAGCGGGAGAATGCGTACAAGAGCTTTGAGAACCAGGTGCTCGTCACGCCTAGGATACACTTGGCGAGGAAGATCATGGTGATTATACACGATGC GCCCGAGCTTCTTGCCCAGCCGGACCCCTTGGACAATCATTTGGATCCTCACAATGCTTGGGTG AACGACGGTGTATACCAGTATATCAACTGGGCAGTCAAGGAGAAGTTTGGCGTCATCGACGTAAACGTACCGCAATACATAACAAGGCCAGAG GACACCGACGCCCACACCCGCGCCACTGACGAACGCGAGCTCCAGAGGCAAATACTCGAAATTACAACCTTCATCTGGGACAACTACCTACAGCTGTACGACTCTGCCGAGGACATATTCCTGATCGGGGTCGGAGCTGCGTACCTGGGGATCAAGACACTCCTCATCAACCGCGAGTGCAAGCCGCGCATCTCGGGCGTCGTCTCGTTCGTCACGGGCAACCTGCGACCCGTGAAATCGGATGTGGACCCGGACCTGTCGACTTGGTACCGCGACAACTCGCGCATCTACGTCGGTTCCGACCACGCCTGTTGGCTCGACAACGACCTCACCCGCAAGGTCAACAAGCGTCGCTTCGGCGCCGTCAAGCGCAGCCCCGTCACGGGCCTTGCGCGCATGATGCGCGAGCACGCGCAGGATGCCCAGGCTTGGATCAGGGGCCGCGTCAGGACGCCTGAGGACGGCGGGGATACGACTGAGGAGGACGATGGGGTGAGGGAGTAG
- a CDS encoding WD repeat-containing protein 5B, giving the protein MAKKARQRIAYVLEVAGSQAGGHKLGVNGLAADRDKSILYSGGRDGIVCAWDLNLDLKSPFSSTSALDSAAPNGTSAPEPKQTSKFRSQILAHTHWINDICLADSNNAIVSASSDLTVKVWRPHTDTTAEPVTIGQHADYVKCVATPSPSTNWVASGGLDRKIYLWDLNGGGKTLEIDVSGEEITEKGSVYALSVNHNILASGGPESTLRLWDPRSGKRITKFVGHTDNVRSILVNEAGDTVMTASSDQTVKVWSVTAGRCMHTLTMHTDSVWSLYSEDPGLEVFYSSDRSGMVVKTDVRGTFGELDEGLSVAIAQENDGVSKVLACGGHIWTATATSSINRWLDVETGPDALPAAFRQHRASVSTHVSANRPREGSVSTPTVAPSAPGVKEIPAKSILRISNTAVYPTAPFISSEANEPPEPGLSRKESEIILDISVPAAEPMQHLPAETIEGQFGLVKHRLLNDRRRVLTLDTAGEVLLWDLINCRPIQKFGKRHLEDVEPEVNTIDATAPWCSIDTSSGNLTVVLEPFNCFDAEMYADELVTEEPLEFREDQRINLGKWILRYLFANLVDEEIRRDEAFRATLNEGVEKRIAAAKANPPTSIVIPEFTAIEGSAEGTTPRANGAPVPTTPGLGIGLATPAPGRSSLDPSTPVDKRSSQASRASVEKEDYFSNAISAVDAGNKPVGTPATAPTEAPQTPAVAEPKTPAGDNGKDGKENGKSPALGLKKWNFKIPKISRSGSATAAEKPVVKQPAQEDENKSDGGGTAGSETSSKHEKEVDDSFHGVVQKIRNEYEKQLAEVPDKLVESKVAPSLPSETPVLKLPANTKIIIQEETSGGSAELYRGTVGGVGSDVDTIEQVAPMWLGDVLLCNTLPVKEPHKVSFILNPYKDELPHIAAQDGNNRLNANRMLRVRKILAYVAERLEEDEEVNENDEAKKERMKPEEYLELWCNDQLLPVTMSLATLRARVWRGGADVVLHYRSNGKKELKLRPPPPPVEPAKEENKDEEEQEKLASKPAVVATTTTAAFAAALK; this is encoded by the exons atggccaagaaggcgCGTCAAAGGATAGCTTATG TCCTTGAAGTAGCCGGCTCACAGGCTGGAGGCCACAAACTTGGCGTCAATGGCCTGGCTGCCGATCGCGACAAATCCATCCT TTACTCTGGCGGCCGCGATGGCATAGTTTGCGCATGGGACCTCAACCTAGACCTTAAATCGCCCTTCTCCTCGACCTCAGCTCTCGACTCAGCCGCACCCAATGGCACCTCCGCGCCcgaaccaaaacaaacctcCAAGTTCCGCAGCCAGATATTGGCCCACACCCACTGGATTAACGACATATGCCTCGCCGATTCTAACAACGCCATAGTCTCTGCATCCTCCGACTTGACCGTCAAAGTATGGCGGCCCCACACGGACACTACGGCCGAGCCCGTCACCATCGGCCAGCACGCAGACTACGTCAAGTGTGTGGCCACGCCCAGCCCATCCACCAACTGGGTCGCATCGGGTGGGCTTGATAGAAAGATTTATCTCTGGGACCTGAACGGCGGTGGCAAGACGCTGGAGATCGACGTCAGCGGCGAGGAGATCACAGAGAAAGGCTCCGTCTACGCCCTCAGCGTAAATCACAACATCCTCGCCAGCGGCGGGCCCGAGTCGACGCTTCGCCTGTGGGACCCCCGGTCCGGCAAGCGCATCACAAAGTTTGTCGGACATACGGACAATGTCCGCTCAATCCTGGTCAATGAGGCCGGCGACACCGTCATGACGGCCAGCTCTGACCAGACGGTCAAGGTGTGGAGCGTAACAGCCGGACGGTGCATGCACACGTTGACCATGCACACCGACAGTGTCTGGTCGCTATACTCGGAGGATCCGGGGCTGGAGGTCTTTTACAGCAGCGACCGGTCGGGAATGGTCGTGAAGACTGATGTCAGAGGCACATTTGGGGAGCTGGACGAAGGGTTGTCTGTTGCGATTGCGCAGGAGAATGATGGCGTGAGCAAGGTTTTGGCTTGTGGAGGTCACATCTGGACGGCGACAGCGACATCATCCATTAACCGGTGGCTGGACGTTGAGACGGGCCCGGATGCGCTGCCCGCGGCTTTTAGGCAACATCGGGCGTCTGTTTCGACGCACGTCTCTGCTAACAGGCCGAGGGAAGGTTCAGTATCAACACCTACCGTTGCTCCCTCAGCCCCGGGCGTCAAGGAGATACCAGCCAAATCTATCCTGAGGATATCCAACACAGCCGTGTATCCTACAGCACCCTTCATCAGCTCAGAAGCCAACGAGCCACCGGAACCTGGGCTATCCAGGAAGGAGTCAGAAATCATACTTGATATTTCGGTCCCGGCCGCGGAGCCGATGCAGCATCTCCCTGCGGAAACGATCGAGGGGCAGTTTGGACTGGTTAAGCACCGTCTACTGAACGATCGTCGGAGGGTGTTGACACTGGACACTGCAGGGGAGGTGCTGCTATGGGATCTGATTAAT TGCCGACCCATTCAAAAATTCGGAAAGAGGCACCTGGAAGATGTCGAGCCCGAAGTCAACACCATTGATGCCACGGCTCCTTGGTGTTCGATAGATACAAGCTCAGGCAACCTGACTGTGGTACTTGAACCGTTTAATTGCTTCGATGCCGAGATGTATGCCGACGAGCTTGTAACCGAGGAGCCACTGGAATTCAGGGAGGACCAAAGAA TAAACCTTGGCAAATGGATCCTGAGATACCTCTTTGCAAACCTGGTGGACGAGGAGATCAGGCGAGATGAGGCCTTTAGAGCCACGCTCAACGAAGGAGTAGAGAAGAGGATAGCGGCTGCGAAAGCGAATCCGCCCACCTCAATCGTCATCCCAGAGTTTACGGCGATAGAGGGTTCTGCAGAAGGCACTACTCCGCGCGCCAACGGTGCACCAGTACCGACAACGCCGGGATTGGGGATAGGTCTTGCAACACCAGCCCCTGGGCGTAGTTCACTAGATCCATCGACACCAGTAGATAAGAGATCGTCCCAAGCCAGCCGGGCGTCAGTAGAGAAGGAAGACTACTTTTCCAATGCCATCTCGGCAGTGGACGCAGGCAACAAGCCGGTTGGAACGCCGGCGACAGCTCCCACAGAAGCGCCGCAGACTCCTGCGGTTGCGGAGCCCAAGACGCCAGCCGGTGACAACGGGAAGGACGGaaaagagaatggcaaatcGCCAGCGCTGGGGCTGAAGAAGTGGAACTTTAAAATCCCCAAAATCAGCAGGTCTGGGTCAGCGACGGCAGCAGAAAAGCCTGTGGTTAAGCAGCCAGCACAAGAGGACGAAAACAAATCCGATGGTGGTGGGACGGCGGGGTCGGAAACGTCATCCAAACATGAAAAGGAAGTTGACGACAGCTTCCACGGCGTGGTGCAAAAAATAAGGAACGAATACGAGAAGCAGCTGGCCGAGGTTCCCGACAAATTGGTCGAAAGCAAGGTGGCGCCGTCCCTGCCGTCCGAAACGCCGGTGCTCAAATTACCGGCCAACACCAAGATCATTATTCAGGAGGAAACGTCTGGCGGCAGCGCGGAGCTGTACCGGGGTACGGTAGGCGGGGTAGGGTCGGACGTGGATACAATCGAGCAGGTGGCCCCCATGTGGCTCGGGGACGTGCTCCTCTGCAACACGCTACCGGTCAAGGAGCCTCACAAAGTATCGTTTATCCTGAACCCATACAAGGACGAGCTTCCGCACATCGCAGCGCAGGATGGGAATAACAGGCTCAACGCGAACCGTATGTTGAGGGTCAGAAAGATCTTGGCGTACGTAGCAGAGCGGctggaggaggatgaggaggtcAACGAGAAcgacgaggccaagaaaGAGCGGATGAAGCCTGAGGAGTATCTGGAGCTTTGGTGCAATGATCAG TTGCTTCCCGTGACGATGAGCCTTGCGACGCTTCGAGCGCGGGTCTGGAGGGGCGGGGCGGACGTGGTACTTCATTACCGGTCGAACGGCAAAAAGGAATTGAAGCTgagaccaccaccgccgccggtaGAGCCGGCCAAGGAGGAGAACAAAGACGAGGAAGAGCAAGAGAAGCTGGCTTCGAAGCCGGCAGTAGTTGCAACAACGACGACTGCTGCTTTTGCGGCAGCGTTGAAATGA
- a CDS encoding calcium dependent mitochondrial carrier protein, whose translation MKITDVVSELEASMAESQNARDKRMEELWRELDPKGAGELDLKELKRGLRRIDHPMKNAENMLGDVFKTVDTSGDGKIQYEEFRTFVETAERQLFALFRSIDRDNNGRLDKEELRSAFQKCGLTVSSKRLTGFFNEIDMNRDGYISFEEWRDFLLFMPVHDGDGGAALATALSFYSQIVTINAEGDSLVSEDTLEGLGTTSFLLHALFGSIIRLAQPSPSLSGKTSGPSRKSLQKPDPNVASQMPNEPGQDNPPIERPMSSNPASKSSRPSALTASASAPIVALPERGVAATDDPLPDTAARAHSKAILDLATQHTGEGSSSVLSPAALEEEAEYALSAPKQVEKKKTKPSKLTEYLPEPGYFLAGAIAGGVSRTATAPLDRLKVYLLVNTKARTSAEAAVAAAAKGQPLKAVKNAGHPIAAAITSLYRSGGLRTFFAGNGLNVIKIMPETAIKFGSYEFAKRTLATLEGHSDPTHINPYSKFVAGGVAGMVAQFCVYPLDTLKFRLQCETVQGGLTGNALLVQTAKRMYATGGVAAAYRGVTMGLVGMFPYSAIDMGTFELLKTTYRRYKARACGIHEDDAEPGNIAMGMMGATSGAIGATIVYPLNVLRTRLQTQGTEMHRPTYTGIWDVTTRTVRNEGVRGLYKGLTPNLLKVAPALSITWIVYENSKKFLNLQ comes from the exons ATGAAGATCACAGATGTGGTCTCGGAGCTGGAGGCCAGCATGGCCGAGTCACAGAACGCGCGCGACAAGCGCATGGAGGAGCTCTGGCGCGAGCTGGACCCCAAGGGTGCCGGCGAGTTGGACCTGAAGGAGCTCAAGAGGGGATTGAGGAGGATAGACCATC CTATGAAGAATGCGGAAAATATGCTGGGAGATGTGTTCAAGACTGTCGACACCAGCGGAGACGGCAAGATACAATACGAAG AGTTTCGCACATTTGTCGAGACGGCCGAAAGGCAACTTTTTGCCCTTTTCCGATCCATCGACCGGGACAACAACGGGAGGCTAGACAAGGAAGAGCTGCGGTCAGCTTTCCAAAAATGTGGCCTGACCGTCTCGTCCAAACGGCTGACGGGCTTCTTCAACGAGATCGACATGAACCGGGACGGGTATATCTCTTTTGAGGAATGGCG CGACTTCCTCCTGTTTATGCCGGTACACGACGGTGATGGTGGTGCTGCTCTGGCGACGGCACTATCATTTTACTCTCAGATCGTCACTATAAATGCCGAGGGCGATTCGCTTGTGAGCGAAGATACCCTAGAGGGCTTAGGTACGACCAGCTTCCTTCTACACGCTCTCTTCGGTTCTATCATTAGGCTTGCCCAACCATCACCGTCGCTGTCTGGTAAGACATCTGGACCTTCTCGAAAGTCTTTACAAAAACCCGACCCGAATGTGGCCTCACAAATGCCAAACGAACCTGGACAAGACAACCCACCTATTGAGAGGCCGATGTCTTCAAACCCAGCCTCGAAATCGTCACGGCCGTCGGCCTTGACTGCATCAGCCTCGGCACCGATTGTGGCACTGCCAGAAAGGGGGGTGGCCGCCACAGACGACCCCTTGCCTGACACAGCTGCTCGAGCACACAGCAAGGCTATCCTTGACTTGGCCACACAGCACACCGGCGAAGGTTCCAGCTCTGTTCTTAGTCCAGCGGCGCTTGAGGAGGAAGCAGAATATGCATTATCGGCACCGAAGCAagtagagaagaagaaaaccaAGCCCTCCAAGCTGACTGAATACCTACCTGAACCAGGCTATTTCCTTGCCGGTGCCATCGCGGGTGGTGTATCACGTACAGCAACTGCCCCTCTCGATCGATTAAAAGTATACCTCCTCGTCAACACAAAAGCCAGAACCAGTGCCGAGGCAGCTGTAGCAGCAGCTGCCAAGGGACAGCCCCTGAAGGCTGTCAAGAACGCAGGTCACCCGATCGCTGCTGCCATCACCAGCTTGTATAGGTCAGGTGGCCTGCGTACGTTTTTTGCTG GAAACGGATTAAACGTCATAAAAATCATGCCGGAGACGGCCATCAAATTCGGCTCGTATGAGTTCGCCAAACGCACCCTCGCAACTCTCGAGGGCCACAGCGACCCTACTCACATAAACCCTTACTCCAAGTTTGTCGCTGGCGGAGTGGCTGGAATGGTTGCCCAGTTCTGCGTCTACCCACTTGACACACTCAAATTCCGGCTGCAGTGTGAAACCGTACAGGGCGGCCTAACAGGAAACGCACTCCTGGTACAGACGGCAAAGCGTATGTATGCAACGGGCGGAGTGGCAGCTGCCTATCGCGGCGTTACTATGGGTCTCGTGGGCATGTTCCCGTACAGCGCCATAGATATGGGGACATTTGAGCTCCTGAAGACGACGTACCGAAGGTACAAGGCGCGGGCGTGCGGGATACACGAGGATGACGCGGAACCGGGAAACATCGCCATGGGAATGATGGGTGCAACATCAGGAGCGATCGGAGCGACGATAGTTTACCCACTCAATGTGCTCCGGACGCGGCTGCAGACGCAGGGTACAGAGATGCACCGACCGACGTACACGGGTATTTGGGACGTGACGACGCGTACGGTGCGGAATGAGGGCGTGAGAGGCCTGTATAAAGGCCTGACGCCGAATTTACTCAAGGTGGCGCCGGCCTTGAGCATCACATGGATCGTGTACGAGAACTCGAAGAAGTTCCTCAATCTACAGTGA